A genomic segment from Dermacentor silvarum isolate Dsil-2018 chromosome 11, BIME_Dsil_1.4, whole genome shotgun sequence encodes:
- the LOC119432685 gene encoding uncharacterized protein LOC119432685, translating into MRSCQKRGRRASADDLDEFREFITMLGLCWPDDNCCDVSALGVLIGLVYRWDLCFWLRIRVLRSSKSNGTERRLALYPGPRVLVQRFAARHAHLVMKGAYVEYWTHHRDALLTESASNGSSWPPPPSRESIERVITTEHVIASALLRSAAKETLEPMNMPISDFGYYAGNVSSKEWLDKLNANVADESTATPFAMEDLVLVADASVLEAVGTIFGAHTDREIVAHLSWQFVQEYGAVVDSGLGRLFEDGWDGAFCARQVERIYAPLVATLHWKLRTGDAERQLLEAKLRSLVDRTARMVDSQWWLAQPDRRVAVEKLRALTVRLWLPNQLQPELGRVYRDFPNGTAADESFAKTWIRSRTALARQAFRRSRQFLSSYSPTLSPLMIGYDYLDNAVDVAAASLTGPLYYVNATPAMFYGGIGFYFTAEMMRSLDWTGLKVVADGSVVSPSWMSETSRKAVESRLSCPTTGVTNHALLPYLPALEVVRQAFFEDASASAHRLEIGDALTEPRTFFMTLCRMVCSSLPWAGAALDCSAVLRNSRDFETTYRCKIDSPMNPSRKCGFFS; encoded by the exons ATGCGCAGCTGCCAGAAACGAGGGCGTCGCGCCAGCGCTGACGACCTCGATGAATTCCGGGAGTTCATCACCATGCTGGGACTGTGCTGGCCTGACGACAACTGCTGTGACGTCAGCGCCCTGGGCGTCCTCATAGGGCTCGTCTACAG GTGGGACCTGTGCTTCTGGCTGCGAATCCGGGTACTGCGGAGTTCGAAGTCTAACGGAACCGAACGTCGCCTGGCACTGTACCCCGGCCCGAGAGTTCTCGTGCAGCGATTCGCGGCAAGGCACGCTCACTTAGTGATGAAGGGTGCCTACGTCGAATACTGGACGCATCATCGTGACGCTCTCTTGACGGAGAGCGCTTCCAACGGGTCCTCGTGGCCCCCGCCCCCTTCTCGAGAGAGCATCGAACGTGTCATAACGACCGAACACGTCATCGCTTCGGCGCTCTTACGCAGCGCAGCCAAGGAGACTCTGGAGCCGATGAACATGCCGATTTCAGATTTCGGCTACTACGCGGGCAATGTCTCATCGAAGGAATGGCTCGACAAGTTAAACGCCAACGTCGCGGACGAGTCGACGGCGACGCCGTTCGCGATGGAGGATCTAGTCCTCGTGGCGGACGCTTCAGTCCTGGAGGCCGTCGGGACGATCTTCGGCGCCCACACGGACCGCGAAATCGTGGCTCACCTGTCCTGGCAATTCGTCCAGGAATACGGCGCCGTGGTCGACTCGGGTCTCGGACGGCTCTTCGAGGACGGCTGGGACGGGGCGTTCTGCGCCAGGCAGGTCGAAAGGATCTACGCTCCGCTCGTGGCGACGTTGCACTGGAAGCTTCGCACCGGCGACGCCGAGAGGCAACTTCTGGAAGCCAAGCTGCGCAGCCTGGTCGACCGGACGGCTCGGATGGTCGACTCCCAGTGGTGGCTTGCTCAACCGGACAGGCGTGTCGCCGTGGAGAAGCTTCGAGCGTTGACCGTCCGGCTGTGGCTGCCGAATCAGCTGCAGCCGGAGCTCGGCCGAGTCTATCGCGATTTCCCCAACGGCACGGCGGCGGACGAGTCCTTCGCGAAGACGTGGATTAGGAGCAGGACAGCGCTCGCTCGCCAAGCTTTTCGCCGCTCCCGACAGTTTCTCTCGAGCTACAGTCCGACGCTGTCGCCGCTGATGATCGGGTACGACTACCTGGACAACGCTGTGGACGTTGCCGCGGCGTCGCTGACCGGTCCGCTGTACTACGTCAACGCTACTCCAGCCATGTTCTACGGCGGCATCGGCTTTTACTTCACCGCCGAGATGATGCGGTCGCTGGACTGGACTGGTCTTAAGGTCGTTGCGGACGGCAGCGTCGTCTCGCCTTCCTGGATGAGCGAGACCAGCCGCAAGGCCGTGGAGAGCCGCTTGAGCTGCCCCACGACGGGCGTTACAAACCACGCGCTTCTGCCTTACCTGCCGGCCCTGGAGGTGGTCAGGCAAGCCTTCTTCGAGGACGCGTCCGCGTCGGCGCACCGACTCGAGATTGGTGACGCGCTCACTGAGCCGAGAACGTTCTTTATGACGCTGTGTCGCATGGTCTGCTCCAGTCTGCCGTGGGCGGGAGCGGCCCTGGACTGCAGTGCGGTCTTGAGAAACTCTCGCGACTTCGAAACGACGTACCGCTGCAAAATTGATTCTCCGATGAATCCTTCGAGGAAGTGCGGCTTCTTCAGTTAG